Genomic segment of Paenalkalicoccus suaedae:
CGAATAATGCAGTTTTTGTGTACGGAAGTCGGTGCGAATCGCAATTGTTTGTTGCTTATGCGCTGTCCAATTGGAGTCTTTTTTTAGTTGCTTCATTTTTTTATGGAAAGAGAGGTAAATAAGAAATGCTACCGCTAAATAGACAAGGATGCTACATGCGAAAAAGATCGATATATTTTGTTCGTTATTTGATAAAGGTGCACCTATAGAGAAAAAGGCAATAATTAAAATAAGTGAAGTAATAAGCATGATTACGACATAGCGCTTTCTCCACGATTTTAATATAGGAGAGTCATATTCCTTCTCAGGAATGGAGACGCCAAAGCTCTCTGTTTTACGAGTCAAAAAGGGAATACTCGTTAAAATAATAGCAATCGGAATAAATAGGCTTAGTAGCAGTAGGATTGATACATATCCCATCACGATTCATCCTCCTTTGGTGAAAATTCATCAAGCGTCTCTTTAAATATAGCTAATATAGATTCGTCTGAAAGTTGTTTACATAGTCCTTCTGCAATAATCGGACGCAATGTATCTTTCACCGATTCCACATACTTCTCCGTGGCTTTACCTACGCCTTCAGGATGTACAACGACTCCCTTTTGCCGGTGAATAAGGATATAGCCTTCCTGTTTTAACTGCTGATAAGCTTTATTCACTGTGTGTAAGTTGATTCCGATATCTGCTGCTAAAGAGCGGACGGACGGAAGAGGATCATTTGGTTGTAATTGCTTTTTAGCAATTCCGATAATGACTTGTTTCACTATTTGCGAATAAATCGCTTCGTCGGATTCAAAATTGAGCGTAATAAGCATGAAGGCACCTCCTCGTTAGTTGGTTTGTTATAACTGTTATACTTATAATATAACAGTTATATTTAATATGCAATAAGTTATTACTTCTTGCTGGAAAAATCCTTCTGTTAATCGTTGGAAGGAATTTTTAAATAAGTGCATTTAAAATGGCTTCTGAGAATTCGTTTTAAGGGTCTTTTAAACGAAAAGGAATAATAGAGTTCTCGAGGTTTTAATTAATTGATTTGGGGCAATCTGAGACGATTTTCTTTAACGGGTGTTAGGTGATAGGAGAGAATACAAAATACTCATTTTGTATTCTCTCCTTAAGTTTGCTAATATATAAATGGTCATAAAACGTTGATATAAAAGGATTATTGTCGAAATACTAGTGTCGAAACTACTCGTTAAGAAGTTTCTAATAAGAATACTAAATGAGTCTATTAGTATGTTAAACTAAGAGAGGGAATGGAGGGTGTCATGGTAGAAAAAATACGTTACGCAGATTATATTTATCTAACGAAAGAGCAACATACTAAATTAGTAGCGAAATTAGGATCACAGCAATTAAAGCAGCGAATGAAGCGATTAATGCAACTCAAGATGCAGGGAAAGCGCCCTCTTAAAATGAGTTCGGACTTTCAAGCATTACTCGCTATGACTCCAAGAACAGTGGAGCCAATTCGAAAGCTTGCGACTATTGAGAAAATGAAGCAGTTATTAAAGGAGCAGTCGTACCGAGACTACTTTTTATTTTTACTAGGTTTAAATACGGGTCTTCGAATAGGAGATTTATTGCCGTTGAAGGTGCATCACGTGAGAAGTAAAAAATATATTATTTTAGTAGAAGAAAAAACGGGGAAAGCGAAGCGATTTCCGTTAAATAGAGAAATTAGAGAGCACATCGCGACATATACGATAGGAATGACGGATGATGATTATTTGTTCCCATCATCTATGACAGGGGAGCCGATCCAGAGGGATCGCGCGTATAAACTATTAAAAAAGGCAGCCAATGAAGCGGGCGCTGAGTTTGTAGGAACTCACACACTTCGCAAAACATTTGGCTACCATTTTTATAAAAAATATAAGGATGCGTCGATGCTTCAAAAGATTTTTAATCATTCCTCGCAAAGTGTCACGCTTCGCTACATCGGTATTTCACAAGAAGAGATTGATGATGCTATTGATGACTTTAGCTTGTAAGGGAAGTGAAGTACCAGCTTAAAAACGACGGCACAAAGGTAATGATGATGATAATCCTCATTAGCTGTAGGGAAGAGACAATTGCTGGATCCGCGCCGACTATAGAAGCCGTTAATACCATTTCGATAAGACCTCCTGGTGCTGCGGCCAGCATAGCTGTTTGCACATTCATGGTTGTTAGTGTAGATAAGAGAAGGCCAAGTAAAAAAGATACGGAGATGGTTCCGATAGCAACTGCAGCGTAAATCGGACCATATTTACCGGCCTCTTTAATATCTCCGAATGAAATAGAGCGACCGAGTGACACGCCTACGCAGAGCTGAGCTCCGAAAAATAAGACATCTGGTACGGAGGCTACAGGAATAGGACTGATGTGAAGGAGAGCAGTAATGATCATAGGAAGGATCATAATGCCTGCTGGGATCACATGTTGAAACCTTAACCCGATAAGTGCTGGAAGAATAAATAGTAAGGTGAAAACAGATAGAAAGGCAGCATCTCCGCTAGGTGCTGTGACGATCGGTGCATCTCCTTGTACCGTTCCAAATAAAAAGATAATCGCGTATGGTACGGTGAACAGAACGAGAAGAAGTCGAATTGTTTGAAAGATCATAACTTGTGCCGGCTTTGCATCAAGTTTTTCGCTCGCAATCACCATCTCCGTAAGCCCGCCTGGAATCGACCCGAATACACTCGTGATCTTATCGACTTTAATAAACCTAGTTACGGCAATTGCCATGATAATAGTCGCAACAATGAGTAGCGCTGTGATAAATGAATAGGGAAGAAAATAAGGCAGTATAAGCTGAATCGTATTCATGGTGAAATAGAGGCCGAAGGATATTCCTAACACGATAAGCCCAAGTTCCTTAAGCCTTGGATTCCATGGTGTATCGCGCTTTGTGATATTTTTGTAGAGCATAACAGCGGTAAGCGGTCCGAGCATCCACGATAGTGGGAGGGAGAGGTAGGTAAAAATAATACCTCCTATTAATGCGATTACTAACGTTTCGAAGGTTTGAAAGAATTTCATCTAGGTAACACGTCCTTTATACGAGGGAAAGTTAAACAGTTTCTTATTAGTAAGTATATCATTTATTTCGATACTCGACAGAAATACGCATATAAAAAACGAGCAGAGAGGCTAACTCTCTGCTCGTTTTACTAGTTAATAGTGGCTATTACTCGTCGTCTTCCACGATTTCATACGCGCCTTCTTCGTTGTGCGTTTCTTTCCCTGTAATAGGTGGGTTAAATACACAAACCATACGCATATCTGTGTTCGCACGAAGTAAATGCTCATCGTTTTTATCTAATGCATAAATTTCATTCGCTTTAATTGGCCACACTTTGCCGTCAGCGATTGTCTCGACTTCGCCGTCACCTTCGATACAATACACGGCTTCTAGGTGATTTTGATACCAAATGTGCGTTTCTGTTCCAGCTTTAATAACTGTATCGTGAACGGAGTAGCCCATACCGTCTTTTTTCAAAAGTAGGCGACGGCTCGTCCAGTTTTCACCTTTTACTTCTTGTTCAGATCCGATAATATCTTCTAATTTAACTACCTTCATGCTGTAACGCCTCCTGATTTATTGTTTAGCTGTCTCTTTATCTAGATTCATTGATTCCATTGCGTCTTTAATACTCTCTTCAAGTACTGCTAGTCCTGACTGAAGGCCATCCTCATCAATGTTGATAGGAGGGAATAGCTTAAATACTTCGTCGTGTCCACCGGCAGTTTCCATAATTAATTGACGCTTGAATGCGTGCTCAGCAACTTTTTCACTGAAGCCTTCTACATCAGAATGGATGCCTTGCATAAGACCACGGCCTTTACGACGACCTTCCATCGCAGGGTACTTTTCGATCATATCATCTAAAAATGCTGTTACGGTATCAGCCTTATCCTGAATGCTTTTTTCGAAAGTAGGATCTTCCCAATACGTTAGCGCCTCCGTAGCAGTTACAAACGCCATGTTATTACCACGGAAAGTACCGTTGTGCTCACCAGGCTTCCACTGATCAAGCTCTGGTTTAATAAGTGTTAGTGCTAACGGTAGTCCATAGCCACCGATCGATTTTGATAAACAAACGATATCTGGTTTAATACCTGCTGGCTCGAATGAGAAGAAGGTACCTGTGCGTCCAACACCTGCTTGAACATCGTCAATGATCACTAAGATGCCCCACTCACGACAGATTTTTTCGACGCGCTGTAACCATTCCATGCGAGCAGCATTAATTCCACCCTCACCTTGAACGGTTTCTAAGATGACAGCTGCAGGAATTGCTACGCCACTTCCGTTATCTTCTAAGAAGCGTTCGAAGTAGTCGAGTGTATCCATGCTTTCGTCATTAACGAAGTTATCGTAAGGCATCGTCACTGTGTTATTTAAAGGAATTCCAGCACCGCGGCGCTTCATGGAATTACCTGTGACGGAAAGTGAGCCGATTGTCATCCCGTGGAAACCGTTAGTAAAGCTCACGATATCTGTTCTGCCAGTTACTTTGCGGGCAATCTTAAGGGCACTTTCGACTGTGTTTGTTCCAGTTGGACCTGGGAACATCACTTTGTATTCCATATTACGAGGCTTTAAGATAACGTCGTTAAATTTATTTAAGAAATCGATCTTTGCTGTAGATGCCATATCTAGTGAATGAGTAATGCCATCGTCTAAGATGTACTCTACTAATTTCTTTTTCATGCTTGGTTCATTATGACCGTAATTCAGCGCACCTGCACCAGAGAAAAAATCAAGGTATTCCTTTCCAGCTTCATCCCACATCTTATATCCTTGTGCTTTAGTGAAAACTGTAGGGAAGCTTCTTACATAGCTTCTTACGCTTGATTCCAACTCATTGATAATGTCTAAATTATTAGTAGTCATTAAATTAAACCCCTCCGAATTGTTTTTTGTTCTCGTTTTATTTTGAAAATGGACCGATACGATACGTATACTCAGCGTCGTGTTCATCGCCTGGGAAAACTTCTTCAGGAAATGTCTCTGTTACACGATAGGTCGTATTCATTTGTTTGGCGAGCTTTTTAAACAATGCTTGAGAAGCGGTATTGTCTTTCGTAATGGTTGCTTCTAGGAAGTTGACTTCTTTACATGCTTCTCTACTAATTAGCTCTTTGAGCATCTTGTAGGCAACGCCTTTACCGCGTTGCGACGAGTCGACTCCGACCTGCCAAACGAAAATCACATCTGGGTGTTCGGGTTGAATAAAGCCAGTAATAAAACCAACAACTTCATCCTTTTCCTTTGCTACAACACAAGTCTCAGAGAAGTATTCTGCCATCATGATGTACTTGTAGACGGAGTTAAGATCGAGCGAGGTCTTCTTGGCTAACGCCCACATCCCTTGACCATCCTCTTTCGTAGGCTGGCTAAGTGTGAAAGTGTCTAAAACAGCCGTTGACTCTTTGGACATGATAGAATTACCACCTTTACTATTTAGTTGTTGAAGAAAACGTCTTCGACATTTTTATTACCCCGTTTGCAACACTTCTAATCATAGGAATTATGAACTGATATGGCAAACGTGTTTAAACACGAAGAACTAGGAATTATATGGATCCTTATAGATAAGAGGGGATAAGGTACCGATTAGTATGAATAACTCTCTAATAGTGACGTATAGTCTCTAATGCTCCGATCAGACAAAAGTCGCAGGGAATGTTAAAGCGAGTGTATCCGTTGGGAGCGTGGGTGTTTGAGAGATTATTTGCCGCAACTTATTCATTGTGAAAAAAAGTGAAATTCTTTTTAGTGGATGAGGATGAGGTAAGTGGGTCTCAAATAGATGAAGTGGTGCGAATCACCGGCGATATGAAGAGAAAGCACGAGGTTGTGCAGAGAAAGTTGCCAGAAGTGAGAAGCAAGTGGAAAGAAGTGACGAGAAAGAGAAAATGGACGTGCAATCCGAAAGAAAGGTAGCAAATTTTAAACACAAAAAAAGCCGAGACGAACATCGTGTTCTCGTCTCGGCTTGTACACTTATAAATTAGTTTTTAGCAGAAAGCTTTCTGCGCTTTTCTTCACGCTCACGCATTGCCTTGTCTAACACTTTCTTACGAAGGCGGATGGACTGAGGTGTTACTTCGCAGTACTCATCTTCGTTACAAAATTCAAGCGCTTCTTCTAAAGTTAGAAGACGTGGACGCTTCATTGTAACAGTTGCTTCCTTCGTTGCTGAACGGATGTTTGTTTGTGCCTTCATCTTCGTGATGTTAACTGTTAGGTCGTTATCACGCGTGTTTTCTCCAACGATCATGCCTTCATAAATATCTGTACCAGGCTCTACGAATAGAGTACCACGGTCTTCAATTTGAAGCATGCCGTAACCAGTAGCTTTTCCTGTCTCCATAGAAACAAGTACGCCTTGACGACGTCCGCCAACATAGCCTTGAGCAAGTGGACGATAGCTATCGTAGCTATGGTTTAGAATTCCGTAACCCTTTGTTTGGGACATGAATTCCGTTGTGTATCCAATAAGACCACGTGATGGGACTAAGAACTCTAAGCGAACTTGGCCGTCACCTTTGTTGATCATATTTTGCATTTCACCTTTACGCTCACCTAATGATTCCATAACAGATCCAGTGTACTCTTCAGGAACGTCTACTTGTACGTTCTCGTAAGGCTCACATGCTGCGCCATCGACGTTACGGATGATTACTTCTGGTTTTGAAACCTGAAGCTCATAGCCTTCACGACGTAGGTTTTCGATAAGAATAGATAAGTGAAGCTCTCCACGTCCAGATACTGTCCATGCATCAGGGGAAGAAGTTGGCTCAACGCGTAAGCTTACATCTGTTTCAACTTGCGTTAACAGACGTGCTTCAATTTTACGGCTCGTTACGTGATCGCCTTCGCGTCCAGCAAACGGGCTGTTGTTAACTAAGAATGTCATTTGAAGCGTAGGCTCATCAATACGAACTGCATCAAGTGCTTCAATATGAGATGGAGGGCAAATGGTGTCACCAACCATGATATCTTCTACACCTGACATAGCGATTAAATCACCAGCTCGTGCTACTTCGATTTCTTCACGCTTAAGACCTAAGAATCCGAACATTTTTGTGATACGGAAGTTCTTAACTGTTCCATCAGGCTGTACTAAAGAAGCTTGGTCACCGCGCTTTAACGTTCCGCGGAAAACACGACCGATACCGATACGACCTAGGTAGTCGTTATAATCAAGCATCGTAACCTGGAATTGGAATGGCTCGTCGCCATTGTCAACAGGTGCTGGAACAGATTCAACAATCGTCTCAAATAGAGCCTTCATGTTTTCGTCCTGCTCTTCAGGATTTAAACTTGCTGTACCGTTAATTGCGGAAGCATATACAATTGGGAACTCAAGCTGATTATCGTCTGCGCCAAGCTCAATAAAGAGGTCTAATACTTCATCGACAACCTCATCAGGGCGTGCCGCTGGACGGTCAATTTTATTTACAACGACTACTGGAGTCAGCTTTTGCTCAAGCGCTTTTTTTAGTACGAAGCGCGTTTGTGGCATACAGCCTTCAAAAGCATCGACAACGAGTAATACGCCATCAACCATCTTTAAAATACGTTCTACCTCTCCACCAAAGTCGGCGTGACCAGGTGTGTCTAAAATATTGATCAGCTTGTCCTCAAAACGAACGGCAGTGTTCTTCGCTAAGATCGTAATACCGCGTTCCTTCTCTAGATCGTTGTTATCCATTGCGCGTTCTTGAACCTGCTCATTGTCGCGGAAAGTACCGGACTGCTGTAACAGCTGGTCAACTAACGTCGTTTTACCATGGTCAACGTGGGCAATAATCGCGATATTGCGTAAGTCATTACGTACATTCATTGTTTAAAAAACTCCTGTCCTCGCTAATTTCTACATCTGATCAAATATATCATACTAATTCAAAAATAGCACGTTTCATTTTAATGAAGAAGGGTATTTAAGATTGGTTGCGCTTTCGTTTGCCCATTTCCTTTAATTCGGTATTTTGTCGATGTTAAAGCAGGGAGACCCATTGGTCCACGTACGTGCAACTTTTGTGTGCTTATACCAACTTCTGCCCCAAATCCGAACTCAATTCCATCGGTAAAGCGAGTAGAGGCATTATGATACACGCAAGCTGCATCAATGGCATTCATAAAGTAGACAACGCTATTTTCGTCTTCTGACAAAATAGCCTCCGAATGCTTCGTGCCATAGGTGTCGATATGATCCACGGCCTCTTCAACAGAATCAACAACTTTAATTGGTAACGTAAGTGATAAAAACTCTGTGTCAAAATCATCCTCTAAGAGCGGTACTATCCTCTCATCAATCGCCCTTGCCCGCTCATCTCCGCGGACTGTCACCTTATTTAATAATAAATCATCCATCAAACACGATAAGTGCTTAGACGCCCAATCCTTATGCACGAGAAGCGTTTCAAGCGCATTACAAACGGAAGGTCGCTGCGCTTTTGCATCTACAATCACAGAGCGTGAAAGGGTCACATCTGCCGATTCGTCTACATACATATGACAGTTGCCAGCCCCGGTTTCGATCACAGGCACGGACGACTCTCGAACAACCAGATCAATCAGCTTTTTACCCCCTCGTGGAATAATCACGTCTACAAATTCCTTTGCATGAAACAAATATTTCGTTGCTTCGCGATCAGGTGATTCAATTAACGAGATTGTATCCTCCGGTAATTCCGTATCAGCTAAAGCCTGTTTCATAATCGCGACGAGCTTTTTATTCGAGTGAATCGTAGAAGTGCTACCTCGAAGAATGACGCTATTTCCTGTTTTAATACTAAGCACCGCGATATCGACCGTGACATTCGGTCTCGCTTCGTAAATGGTTGCGATACACCCAAGAGGGACACGAACTTCTTCAATTACAAGTCCATTAGGTCTGGCATTTGTGGATACCGTTTCTTGGAGTGGGGAGGAGAGACCGATAACGTCGTAGATCGACTGAACAATCCCAGCTAAGCGCTCCTCCGTAAGTGTTAAACGATCAATCAGCGCTTCTTGAAGCTGATTCTTTTTGGCCTCTGCAATGTCTTGATGATTCGCCGAAAGGATATCCGTTACGTTTGCTTGAATTGCTTCAGCTATTCGTTCAAGTGCAAAATCTCGTGCATCATTTGATACTAAGGCAACCTTTTTTGACGCAACTTTACTTCGTTTCGCTTTTTCCTGGACCTCTGTCATGATAAAGCCTCCTTTTTACGAATACGTGATCCATTGATCCCGATGAATAATGACTTGATTTTCTTTGGAAGAAAGAGCAGTTAAATCTTCGGAGCTGACTTGCGTTTTACCTTTACCTAAAAGTTCGCCGTCTAGACTGTACACTGTGACGACATCATCTCGTGAGAAGGTGCCTTTTATATGATCGATCCCAACAGCAAGCAAGCTTTTTTTACGTTCGATCATCGCTTCCTTTGCGCCATTATCAATAAAGAGTTCGCCTGCGTGCTTGGAATGAACGGCAATCCACTGCTTCGATGTCTTCATCACACCAGTAGTTGGACTAGGTAGGTAAGTGCCCTTACCATCTCCTTTTATGATCGATAAAAGCGACGTCTCTGCTTTTAATGTGCTGATATAGGCAGTGACACCAAATTGGTGAGCCAGTGTCGCAGCAGAGAGTTTCGCGCGCATTCCGCCTGTCCCAACCTTCGTCGTCGTTTCTTCCGCTTGAGCAAACAGGTCGTCCGTAATCTCTGTAATGGTGTCATACTTTTTAGCATCCGGATTCGTTTGCGGGTTGGCGCTATACACACCGTCTGTATCTGTGAAGAGGATGACGTGAGTAGCATGAACCATGCCGCCTACAAGTGCCGCTAGTCGGTCATTGTCGCCAAACGTTAATTCTTCGATAGCAGTAGAATCATTTTCGTTTATAATAGGAATAACGTGACGCTTGATTAATTCTGTGATGGTTGCATAGACGTTCTTATACTGCTCTTCGCGATACAAATCACTGCGAGAAACTAAGAGTTGGGCTGCAGTCATATCGTACGCTTTAAAATGCGTGTGATATCGCTCCATTAAAAGTGTTTGTCCAACTGCAGCGGCAGCTTGCTTTCCATGAACGGTGACGGGTCTTGTTTGATAGCCGACTTGCTTAAAGCCTGCTGCAACGGCACCTGACGTAACAAGTATAATATCAGCATGATCGCGCGCTTTTGCAATAAACGTGACAACCTCTTGTAATTTTTGATCGTCAAGCTCTCCATTAGGTGTCGTTAATGAACTACTACCAATTTTTAATACGATTCGTTCCACGAATCATCCCTCCTAAAAATAAAAAAACCTCGCCCTTATAAAAAAGGACGAAGAGATCTCCGCGGTACCACCTTTGTTGGTTTAAAACCCAGCTTAAAGGACAATTAACGCTTGCCGCACGATTATGATAAACTAGAGCAGGTTCGGTATGTGAGGCCTTATAGATCCTTGCAGCCTGTTGGGATCTACTCTCTTAAAGACAGTCATACCTACTATTCTCTACATAATAATATTACCTTATTATTTATACTTTTAGAGGTAATGTCAAGGAATAATTGCACAATTCTAAAAACAATTTAAAGAGGGGATTATGGATGCAAACGACTGTAAAAAAGCGTGATACACTTCTTCGAATGTTATTTATTTGTTTTGGAGCGCTCGTCTTATTTGGCCCATCGTTCCTGCTATTACTCACGCAGTGGATATGGTTTAGTCATGATTCTATTTGGTTTGTTGGCGCGCATTCCTCTTCATATATTTTACTTACAGCAGGATTTTTGTTCTTGCCAATTGGACTTTTAGCTTATTTTTATTTTAGAACGAAGGTAACGATACACATGCTAAGAGGGTACACCGTTTATTTAGTAGTGAGCTTGATTGGATTTATTTGCTTAAGCGCGGTCGCGCTTAATTCCTATTACTACATTACGGATCGTGGCATCACCTTTTCATCCATAAGCATGGTTGGAGAAAGGGAGATTCCTTGGAGTTCGATTGACACGCTTGAGGTGTGGATGACGGAAGAGACAGATGCGCAAGCAAATCACTACGTGTTAATGAGAGGGGAAGAGCAGGTATATCGATTTGAGGCGACGTCCTATACGAATCGCCATCGCGATCGAATGTTTAGAATGGTTACACTTACGCGCGGAGAAGTGAAATTTGTATAC
This window contains:
- a CDS encoding GntR family transcriptional regulator, with amino-acid sequence MLITLNFESDEAIYSQIVKQVIIGIAKKQLQPNDPLPSVRSLAADIGINLHTVNKAYQQLKQEGYILIHRQKGVVVHPEGVGKATEKYVESVKDTLRPIIAEGLCKQLSDESILAIFKETLDEFSPKEDES
- a CDS encoding AbrB family transcriptional regulator; the encoded protein is MKFFQTFETLVIALIGGIIFTYLSLPLSWMLGPLTAVMLYKNITKRDTPWNPRLKELGLIVLGISFGLYFTMNTIQLILPYFLPYSFITALLIVATIIMAIAVTRFIKVDKITSVFGSIPGGLTEMVIASEKLDAKPAQVMIFQTIRLLLVLFTVPYAIIFLFGTVQGDAPIVTAPSGDAAFLSVFTLLFILPALIGLRFQHVIPAGIMILPMIITALLHISPIPVASVPDVLFFGAQLCVGVSLGRSISFGDIKEAGKYGPIYAAVAIGTISVSFLLGLLLSTLTTMNVQTAMLAAAPGGLIEMVLTASIVGADPAIVSSLQLMRIIIIITFVPSFLSWYFTSLTS
- the ectB gene encoding diaminobutyrate--2-oxoglutarate transaminase; the encoded protein is MTTNNLDIINELESSVRSYVRSFPTVFTKAQGYKMWDEAGKEYLDFFSGAGALNYGHNEPSMKKKLVEYILDDGITHSLDMASTAKIDFLNKFNDVILKPRNMEYKVMFPGPTGTNTVESALKIARKVTGRTDIVSFTNGFHGMTIGSLSVTGNSMKRRGAGIPLNNTVTMPYDNFVNDESMDTLDYFERFLEDNGSGVAIPAAVILETVQGEGGINAARMEWLQRVEKICREWGILVIIDDVQAGVGRTGTFFSFEPAGIKPDIVCLSKSIGGYGLPLALTLIKPELDQWKPGEHNGTFRGNNMAFVTATEALTYWEDPTFEKSIQDKADTVTAFLDDMIEKYPAMEGRRKGRGLMQGIHSDVEGFSEKVAEHAFKRQLIMETAGGHDEVFKLFPPINIDEDGLQSGLAVLEESIKDAMESMNLDKETAKQ
- a CDS encoding ectoine synthase codes for the protein MKVVKLEDIIGSEQEVKGENWTSRRLLLKKDGMGYSVHDTVIKAGTETHIWYQNHLEAVYCIEGDGEVETIADGKVWPIKANEIYALDKNDEHLLRANTDMRMVCVFNPPITGKETHNEEGAYEIVEDDE
- the proB gene encoding glutamate 5-kinase, which encodes MERIVLKIGSSSLTTPNGELDDQKLQEVVTFIAKARDHADIILVTSGAVAAGFKQVGYQTRPVTVHGKQAAAAVGQTLLMERYHTHFKAYDMTAAQLLVSRSDLYREEQYKNVYATITELIKRHVIPIINENDSTAIEELTFGDNDRLAALVGGMVHATHVILFTDTDGVYSANPQTNPDAKKYDTITEITDDLFAQAEETTTKVGTGGMRAKLSAATLAHQFGVTAYISTLKAETSLLSIIKGDGKGTYLPSPTTGVMKTSKQWIAVHSKHAGELFIDNGAKEAMIERKKSLLAVGIDHIKGTFSRDDVVTVYSLDGELLGKGKTQVSSEDLTALSSKENQVIIHRDQWITYS
- a CDS encoding glutamate-5-semialdehyde dehydrogenase, yielding MTEVQEKAKRSKVASKKVALVSNDARDFALERIAEAIQANVTDILSANHQDIAEAKKNQLQEALIDRLTLTEERLAGIVQSIYDVIGLSSPLQETVSTNARPNGLVIEEVRVPLGCIATIYEARPNVTVDIAVLSIKTGNSVILRGSTSTIHSNKKLVAIMKQALADTELPEDTISLIESPDREATKYLFHAKEFVDVIIPRGGKKLIDLVVRESSVPVIETGAGNCHMYVDESADVTLSRSVIVDAKAQRPSVCNALETLLVHKDWASKHLSCLMDDLLLNKVTVRGDERARAIDERIVPLLEDDFDTEFLSLTLPIKVVDSVEEAVDHIDTYGTKHSEAILSEDENSVVYFMNAIDAACVYHNASTRFTDGIEFGFGAEVGISTQKLHVRGPMGLPALTSTKYRIKGNGQTKAQPILNTLLH
- the ectA gene encoding diaminobutyrate acetyltransferase — encoded protein: MSKESTAVLDTFTLSQPTKEDGQGMWALAKKTSLDLNSVYKYIMMAEYFSETCVVAKEKDEVVGFITGFIQPEHPDVIFVWQVGVDSSQRGKGVAYKMLKELISREACKEVNFLEATITKDNTASQALFKKLAKQMNTTYRVTETFPEEVFPGDEHDAEYTYRIGPFSK
- the typA gene encoding translational GTPase TypA, whose amino-acid sequence is MNVRNDLRNIAIIAHVDHGKTTLVDQLLQQSGTFRDNEQVQERAMDNNDLEKERGITILAKNTAVRFEDKLINILDTPGHADFGGEVERILKMVDGVLLVVDAFEGCMPQTRFVLKKALEQKLTPVVVVNKIDRPAARPDEVVDEVLDLFIELGADDNQLEFPIVYASAINGTASLNPEEQDENMKALFETIVESVPAPVDNGDEPFQFQVTMLDYNDYLGRIGIGRVFRGTLKRGDQASLVQPDGTVKNFRITKMFGFLGLKREEIEVARAGDLIAMSGVEDIMVGDTICPPSHIEALDAVRIDEPTLQMTFLVNNSPFAGREGDHVTSRKIEARLLTQVETDVSLRVEPTSSPDAWTVSGRGELHLSILIENLRREGYELQVSKPEVIIRNVDGAACEPYENVQVDVPEEYTGSVMESLGERKGEMQNMINKGDGQVRLEFLVPSRGLIGYTTEFMSQTKGYGILNHSYDSYRPLAQGYVGGRRQGVLVSMETGKATGYGMLQIEDRGTLFVEPGTDIYEGMIVGENTRDNDLTVNITKMKAQTNIRSATKEATVTMKRPRLLTLEEALEFCNEDEYCEVTPQSIRLRKKVLDKAMREREEKRRKLSAKN
- a CDS encoding site-specific integrase; amino-acid sequence: MTPRTVEPIRKLATIEKMKQLLKEQSYRDYFLFLLGLNTGLRIGDLLPLKVHHVRSKKYIILVEEKTGKAKRFPLNREIREHIATYTIGMTDDDYLFPSSMTGEPIQRDRAYKLLKKAANEAGAEFVGTHTLRKTFGYHFYKKYKDASMLQKIFNHSSQSVTLRYIGISQEEIDDAIDDFSL